Below is a window of Paenibacillus bovis DNA.
AAAGATACTCAGTACAATGATCAGTCGATTTTTGCGTCCGAATAATTTGCGGCCCGCAGCAGGACGCGATTTTGCAGAAGATTCCTTTTTCGGAAGGACAACCAGTTTTTGCTTTGGCATGGCAATTCTCCAATAAGTCTTATTTCAATTCAATCCGTAGTGCAGCCAGATTATACCTGAACTTCTCCGTCATTATAGCATGCCCCATTTGGAATCCCCAACCAGCGTAAGATGTCTCACGATATAGTCTGCATATCACAAAAATGTTTGGCACAGTGCCAGTCGCCCGATAGGTATGAACCATTCCCGTTTTCGGTACGGACGACTGCTATGTAACGGTACAGCATCCTTATTGGGTTACCGCAGAAGCACCGCAGATACGCTGAATTTCTTCAACAAGCAAAAAGGCCGATTGCGGAGTACCCAGCGTAGAAGCAGCTTCAGACATTCTCTGTCGTTCCTGTTCATCATCCATAATTTTATCAATATGGGCAATCAGGGTTGCTCCGCTCAATTCACGCTCCAGGATCATCTCCGCTGCTCCTGCTTTTCGGAGAGCCAGCGCATTGGCTTCCTGATGATTATTGGTTACATTGGGCGAAGGAATCAGCAAGGAAGGTGTACCCAGTGACGTAATCTCCGCAAGTGAAGAAGCGCCTGCGCGGCCAATTACCAGAGAAGTCGCTGCCAGCACTTCTGGCATATTCGGGATATACGGCAGTACATGCAGATAATTCGGCATGGAATCGGTCGCCTGATCAATCCGTTCATAGATTTCATCATAATAGATTTCACCGGTTACGAATACATAGTGTACATCGGGTTTTGGTTTTAGCAAAGGTGCTGCCTGCACCATCGCTTCTACAAGCGCGCGTGCACCACGGCTTCCGCCAACCATCAGTACTACCTTGGCATCTCCCGGCAATCCCAGTGAAGCCAGTCCACGTTCGCGGTCGGCATGCTGTACCATGGTAGCCCTTGGGTTTCCTGTGAACAGCACATGCTTGGCTCGTTTGAACTTGGAGATCGCTTCCTCAAAACTGACTGCTACCGTATCGGCATAACTACTCAAAAATAGGTTGGTCAGCCCGGGAATCGCATTCTGCTCATGAACCATAGTCGGAATACCCAGCTTGGCAGCTGCATACACTACCGGTCCGCATACATAACCACCGGTACCAATTACAATATCCGGTTTAAATTCACGAATCAGCTTTTTGGAAATTTTGACACCCTGTATAAAGCGATTGATTGTCTTTATATTTTCTAATGAGAACAGGCGTCTGCGGAATCCGGTAATATCAATCGTTTCAAAGCGCATTTTGGTTTCCGGTACGATCCGGGTTTCCAGGCCGCGCTTGCCGCCGATATACAGAAACTCTGCTTTGATTCCCTGCTCCTTGAATTGCTCGGCAATAGCCAGTGCAGGGTAGATATGGCCTCCTGTTCCGCCTCCTGTTAATATAACTCGCATTTATCGCACCTCCTTTCATTTAAAATTGCGTATCTCAGTCTCTGA
It encodes the following:
- the murG gene encoding undecaprenyldiphospho-muramoylpentapeptide beta-N-acetylglucosaminyltransferase; translation: MRVILTGGGTGGHIYPALAIAEQFKEQGIKAEFLYIGGKRGLETRIVPETKMRFETIDITGFRRRLFSLENIKTINRFIQGVKISKKLIREFKPDIVIGTGGYVCGPVVYAAAKLGIPTMVHEQNAIPGLTNLFLSSYADTVAVSFEEAISKFKRAKHVLFTGNPRATMVQHADRERGLASLGLPGDAKVVLMVGGSRGARALVEAMVQAAPLLKPKPDVHYVFVTGEIYYDEIYERIDQATDSMPNYLHVLPYIPNMPEVLAATSLVIGRAGASSLAEITSLGTPSLLIPSPNVTNNHQEANALALRKAGAAEMILERELSGATLIAHIDKIMDDEQERQRMSEAASTLGTPQSAFLLVEEIQRICGASAVTQ